One region of Desulfitobacterium chlororespirans DSM 11544 genomic DNA includes:
- a CDS encoding ABC transporter substrate binding protein, with the protein MNGQRKGRMPMKKMIALLCSVMVIAILLYGHLSGLSPTPKQPYKVGVLVANDLRLAKVDGLKARLREMGLIEGENIVFHIENAESDLTDLTGLGKKLLMEKPDILVASGAVEALSLKELISALESPTPVVFMGTLSPSVIGLVEDTLRPGNHLTGLNNYHYELTPKRFELLHRLLPEIKKVAILGDSRVPFFEQTQAGLEQASQKIGIELSTYTLTDAQEIQEVFRKIQEAKDEGIVLLPGFFLENYTEEIVQYALTLKIPVFGVYPQDTMAGCLASYGTSNWSQGTQSANMVYKILQGQNPEKIPVETPDRIIFSVNLQTAHQLGIAPSQAVLSLADEVIDDE; encoded by the coding sequence ATGAATGGGCAAAGGAAAGGGAGAATGCCAATGAAAAAAATGATCGCCTTGCTTTGTAGTGTTATGGTCATAGCCATTCTTCTTTACGGTCACTTGAGCGGACTCTCCCCGACACCAAAGCAGCCGTATAAAGTCGGAGTCCTGGTCGCTAATGATTTAAGACTGGCAAAGGTGGACGGGTTGAAGGCCAGGCTCAGGGAAATGGGCTTGATCGAAGGGGAGAACATTGTTTTTCATATCGAAAATGCGGAGAGCGATCTCACTGACCTTACAGGGTTAGGGAAAAAGTTGTTGATGGAAAAACCCGATATCCTGGTGGCTTCGGGAGCGGTCGAGGCCCTAAGCCTCAAAGAGCTCATCTCAGCTTTGGAATCGCCCACGCCGGTGGTGTTCATGGGGACTCTTTCTCCTAGTGTGATTGGTTTGGTGGAAGACACCCTTCGCCCGGGAAACCATTTAACAGGCTTAAATAATTATCATTATGAACTGACGCCCAAACGCTTTGAGTTATTGCACCGCCTGCTGCCGGAGATTAAGAAGGTAGCCATTCTGGGAGATTCCCGGGTTCCCTTTTTCGAACAAACCCAAGCGGGTTTGGAGCAAGCCTCGCAGAAAATAGGCATTGAGCTGAGTACCTACACCCTGACCGACGCCCAGGAGATACAAGAGGTTTTTCGCAAAATTCAAGAGGCTAAGGACGAAGGCATTGTTCTTTTGCCCGGATTCTTCCTGGAAAACTATACCGAGGAAATCGTTCAATACGCGTTGACCCTTAAGATCCCCGTCTTTGGGGTTTATCCCCAGGATACGATGGCCGGCTGTCTGGCCTCTTACGGTACCTCCAATTGGAGCCAAGGCACCCAATCCGCCAATATGGTTTATAAAATTCTCCAGGGGCAAAACCCCGAGAAGATTCCTGTGGAGACACCGGACCGGATTATTTTTTCCGTCAATCTCCAAACAGCCCATCAGTTGGGAATCGCTCCCTCTCAGGCAGTATTAAGTCTTGCCGATGAGGTGATTGACGATGAGTGA
- the nrfD gene encoding NrfD/PsrC family molybdoenzyme membrane anchor subunit, with protein MEITYLANVEHPVQLGYLISIYFFYTGLSAGSFVLSSLGTVFGIQKYKPIAKAGVVMAIALLAVAPLHLIADLEQPARFYTLFFRLNPTSAISYGTFLLTLYPLTCIFYLWFMMRKDFALGAQKLTGFRQGLYSLLTFGKKDLSPDALANDQKWIKRLGTLGVPLALSVHGYTGFILANMQARALWHTGLMPLIFLMSAMVSGTGLLILTLILTQRFFSPEKALTHQRREVLQDIARLMMWFIVVDGVLMVINFIVLYFGNAAGYAAAEMLLWGSHSAMFLGVEIGLGLVVPFIITFWSKTRKSLGLLSLASILTLLGVIAMRINFVVGGQQIPLSGNALNPYHVEPRHLVFLGCFAVLEMAILYLAFKFLPVYGIEPATERTPSVRSN; from the coding sequence ATGGAAATAACCTATTTAGCCAATGTAGAACATCCGGTTCAGCTGGGTTATTTAATTTCCATCTATTTCTTCTACACAGGACTTAGTGCAGGTTCCTTTGTCCTTTCCAGCCTGGGGACAGTTTTTGGCATCCAAAAATATAAGCCCATCGCTAAGGCCGGAGTGGTCATGGCCATTGCCCTGCTGGCTGTTGCCCCCTTGCATCTTATCGCTGATTTGGAGCAGCCCGCCCGTTTTTATACCCTATTCTTCCGCTTGAATCCGACTTCCGCCATTTCCTATGGCACCTTCCTGCTCACTCTCTATCCCCTGACCTGTATTTTTTATCTCTGGTTTATGATGCGTAAGGACTTTGCCCTGGGTGCCCAAAAACTAACGGGCTTTCGCCAAGGCCTTTATTCCTTGCTAACCTTTGGCAAAAAAGATCTCTCCCCAGATGCCCTGGCCAATGACCAAAAATGGATTAAGCGTTTGGGAACTTTAGGAGTCCCCCTGGCCCTCTCGGTCCATGGCTACACAGGGTTTATCCTTGCCAATATGCAGGCCAGGGCCCTCTGGCATACAGGACTCATGCCCCTTATCTTTCTCATGTCCGCTATGGTTTCGGGTACGGGCCTGCTGATCCTCACCCTGATCCTCACCCAGCGCTTTTTCTCCCCGGAGAAGGCACTTACCCACCAGCGCAGAGAGGTTCTTCAGGATATTGCCCGCCTGATGATGTGGTTTATCGTGGTGGATGGAGTTCTCATGGTGATTAATTTTATTGTCCTTTACTTCGGCAATGCCGCAGGCTATGCTGCCGCAGAAATGCTGCTTTGGGGCAGCCACAGCGCCATGTTCCTCGGCGTCGAGATCGGTTTGGGCCTGGTGGTACCCTTCATTATTACCTTTTGGTCCAAGACCCGGAAGTCTTTGGGGCTCCTATCCCTGGCCTCCATATTGACACTTCTGGGGGTTATTGCTATGCGGATCAATTTTGTGGTGGGGGGCCAGCAGATTCCTTTAAGCGGGAATGCTCTTAACCCTTATCATGTTGAACCCAGACATCTGGTGTTTTTAGGCTGCTTTGCAGTCCTCGAAATGGCAATTCTCTATCTGGCCTTTAAGTTTTTGCCGGTTTACGGCATAGAGCCCGCAACAGAAAGAACCCCCTCAGTCCGCTCAAACTGA
- a CDS encoding tetrathionate reductase subunit A → MKRRDFIKSMAAVGSVAAIGLGIEKIPRVIADEAITNPTPYDGDALPAEMKIDKTTGEIILNQDVALKNSVCLGCWSNCGNRVKVDKKSGKILRVVGNPYHPSCAEPHLPFDTPLKESYLSLGQYKENGHIQRATVCQRGNSAFQMVYEPNRILTPLKRAGKRGEGKWQPITWEQALEETIEGGQLFSELGESQSIEGLRQVRDLDTPIYPEQPGWGVKANQFVFIGGRDDGRTPFAKRFVNNSYGSPNHFGHGGICGISRRVAYLAFLDTWDKKPHMKADYMGAEFIMFFGNAPGQAGAPFQPMARKSALAQAENGMKAVIVDPVLQNGMYNPPKAEESSWVPIRPGGDGALAMAMARWAIENKKYNENYLISPSKEAAQKKKFPSWTNATYLVIQEEGHADYGKFLLGEQIGLAEKADESNPNYVVIDQKSGEPTLCKATENGTLFYTGKIALGDAMVTVKSSLQILRDEAASYTYEEYAKESGLSQERIISLAKEYFNHGTKAATDHHGGVSMHSNGFYGSLAVATLNALNGNINKKGGSTKSGGGYIADDAGKRYDFAKVPGGVKPKGVKISREGKAYEETPEYKARKTKGENPYPATLPWSPLADSLEGHVIPSMMAGYPYSAKILMMWMANPLYATPGLFQKDVEDFLKDPEKLPLIISIDIMMGDSTQYADYIIPDTTFYESWGVPVIWNLVLSKAHGARHPIIDPLVPKTKEGHPYSMEAYLIEIAKRLNLPGYGEEGILDAEGKPTPLNSAADYFLKAMANIAFDETPIADISAEELALTGLAGDLKNVRSSLSAEEWPKVYYLLARGGRFEDYVKNYDGDNLTNKFGKVVNIYNQKLGTSINCMTGQYNPGTACWIPPTFADGRTVDEVYPIQEWPFIAVSYKPRYRTGACLNNVPLLKGMQDTNHIEMNLDDASALGIETGDRVKLITPTGEVEGIAKVRRGVGKGSIGIEYGYGHWGQSGDRGFEIDGKKRAGDAGDGKGVLLNRLALRDISLKTPHPLVDLVGGSTDRNTVKAKILKL, encoded by the coding sequence ATGAAAAGGCGCGATTTCATTAAATCCATGGCCGCCGTCGGAAGTGTTGCAGCCATTGGCTTAGGAATAGAAAAAATTCCCCGGGTCATCGCCGACGAAGCCATTACCAATCCTACTCCTTATGATGGGGATGCCCTGCCGGCAGAGATGAAAATCGATAAGACCACCGGGGAAATCATTCTCAATCAGGACGTTGCGTTAAAAAACAGTGTCTGCCTGGGCTGTTGGAGCAATTGCGGCAATCGGGTGAAGGTGGATAAAAAAAGCGGCAAGATCTTGCGCGTGGTCGGGAATCCCTACCACCCCAGCTGTGCCGAACCTCATCTCCCCTTTGACACTCCGCTGAAGGAATCCTATCTTTCCTTAGGTCAGTACAAGGAGAATGGCCATATCCAAAGGGCTACGGTCTGCCAAAGAGGGAACTCAGCTTTCCAAATGGTCTACGAGCCCAACCGTATCCTCACTCCCCTTAAACGAGCAGGTAAAAGGGGCGAAGGGAAATGGCAGCCCATCACCTGGGAGCAGGCTTTAGAAGAAACCATCGAAGGGGGCCAACTCTTCTCCGAGCTCGGTGAAAGTCAGAGCATCGAAGGTCTGCGGCAGGTTCGTGACTTAGACACCCCCATCTATCCTGAGCAGCCGGGCTGGGGCGTAAAGGCCAATCAATTTGTTTTCATCGGCGGCCGGGATGACGGACGAACACCTTTCGCGAAGCGTTTCGTCAATAACTCCTATGGTTCTCCCAATCATTTCGGCCATGGCGGTATCTGCGGAATCAGCCGTCGGGTTGCCTATCTGGCCTTCCTGGATACCTGGGATAAAAAACCCCATATGAAGGCCGATTACATGGGAGCAGAGTTTATTATGTTCTTTGGCAATGCACCGGGTCAGGCCGGGGCCCCCTTTCAGCCTATGGCCCGGAAGTCTGCCTTAGCCCAAGCCGAAAACGGCATGAAAGCGGTTATCGTGGATCCCGTGCTTCAAAACGGCATGTACAACCCGCCGAAGGCAGAGGAATCCTCCTGGGTACCTATTCGTCCGGGGGGAGATGGCGCCCTGGCCATGGCAATGGCTCGTTGGGCCATCGAGAATAAAAAATACAATGAAAACTATTTGATATCCCCCAGCAAGGAAGCGGCCCAGAAAAAGAAGTTCCCCTCCTGGACCAATGCCACCTACCTGGTCATTCAAGAGGAAGGACATGCCGACTACGGGAAGTTTCTCTTGGGGGAACAGATTGGCCTGGCCGAAAAGGCTGATGAGAGCAATCCCAATTATGTGGTTATCGATCAAAAGTCCGGCGAGCCCACTCTCTGTAAAGCTACGGAGAATGGAACCCTCTTCTACACCGGTAAAATCGCCCTTGGCGATGCCATGGTTACCGTGAAGAGTTCCCTGCAGATTCTCAGGGATGAAGCCGCTTCCTATACCTATGAGGAATATGCCAAGGAGTCAGGTTTAAGTCAGGAACGGATCATCAGTTTAGCCAAGGAATATTTCAACCATGGCACCAAAGCAGCCACGGATCATCACGGCGGGGTATCCATGCACTCCAACGGTTTTTATGGCTCCCTGGCTGTAGCTACCCTTAATGCTTTAAATGGCAATATCAATAAAAAAGGCGGCTCAACCAAGAGCGGCGGCGGCTATATCGCCGATGATGCGGGCAAACGCTATGATTTTGCTAAGGTTCCCGGAGGAGTCAAGCCCAAAGGGGTCAAAATCAGCCGGGAAGGAAAAGCCTACGAAGAGACTCCGGAATACAAAGCCAGAAAAACCAAAGGAGAAAATCCCTATCCCGCCACTCTGCCTTGGAGTCCCTTAGCCGATAGTTTAGAGGGGCATGTGATTCCTTCCATGATGGCCGGCTATCCCTACAGCGCCAAAATTCTCATGATGTGGATGGCCAATCCTCTCTACGCCACTCCGGGACTGTTCCAGAAGGATGTGGAGGATTTTCTTAAAGATCCGGAAAAGCTTCCCTTGATTATTTCCATTGATATTATGATGGGGGACTCCACCCAATATGCAGATTATATTATTCCCGATACTACCTTCTATGAAAGCTGGGGAGTACCGGTAATTTGGAATTTGGTTTTAAGCAAGGCCCATGGAGCCCGCCATCCCATCATTGATCCTCTGGTCCCCAAGACCAAAGAGGGACACCCCTATTCCATGGAAGCCTACCTGATTGAGATTGCCAAACGCCTGAATCTTCCCGGCTATGGGGAGGAGGGCATTCTGGACGCGGAAGGAAAGCCCACCCCTTTGAACTCGGCAGCGGATTACTTCTTAAAGGCCATGGCCAATATCGCTTTTGATGAAACGCCCATTGCCGATATTTCAGCGGAGGAATTAGCCCTCACCGGCTTGGCGGGGGATCTGAAGAATGTAAGATCCAGCCTTTCCGCGGAAGAATGGCCAAAAGTCTATTATCTGCTGGCACGGGGGGGACGTTTCGAGGATTATGTGAAGAATTATGACGGGGATAACCTGACCAACAAATTCGGTAAAGTGGTCAACATCTACAATCAGAAACTGGGCACCAGCATCAACTGTATGACAGGCCAATACAATCCCGGGACAGCCTGCTGGATTCCCCCCACGTTTGCCGATGGGAGAACCGTGGATGAAGTCTATCCTATCCAGGAATGGCCCTTTATCGCCGTATCCTATAAGCCCCGTTATCGCACCGGTGCCTGCCTGAACAACGTCCCCCTGCTCAAAGGTATGCAGGATACCAATCACATCGAGATGAACCTAGACGATGCTTCAGCCCTGGGCATTGAGACAGGGGATAGGGTCAAGCTGATTACTCCCACCGGGGAAGTAGAGGGTATTGCTAAGGTACGCCGGGGCGTGGGCAAAGGCTCCATCGGCATCGAATACGGCTATGGACATTGGGGTCAATCCGGGGACCGGGGCTTTGAGATTGATGGCAAAAAGCGTGCCGGGGACGCCGGGGATGGCAAGGGAGTTCTTCTCAACCGCCTCGCCTTGCGGGATATCAGCTTAAAAACCCCTCATCCATTGGTAGATCTGGTGGGCGGATCAACAGATCGCAATACGGTGAAAGCTAAAATCCTTAAGCTCTAA
- a CDS encoding TorD/DmsD family molecular chaperone → MLKIEGGARERALGYELLASIFLNEPTWEQFRVLKKWAADLEESWLEELLREIEEGDPELEELRQTYYDLFFVPVSGRFVPPFEAAIRGARRQKGGKTKFGGFWGDSTLQIRQIYQQIGFEPEKMTIFQPLKEMNIPDQIGFELAALAYLCQTEESWEKAKKDLGALYHLQKVLLEEHLNQWLPQLREELAGADPTGFYTYFAGLAAEFCQEEAKLLTGSPIPESTSNENIEGEEWQS, encoded by the coding sequence ATGCTGAAAATTGAAGGAGGTGCCCGGGAGCGGGCTTTAGGCTATGAACTGCTGGCCAGTATTTTCCTTAATGAACCCACCTGGGAGCAGTTTAGAGTTTTAAAGAAATGGGCTGCCGATCTGGAGGAGTCCTGGCTGGAGGAGCTGCTGAGAGAGATCGAGGAAGGGGATCCTGAGCTGGAGGAATTGCGGCAGACCTATTATGATCTTTTCTTTGTTCCTGTCTCGGGACGCTTTGTGCCCCCTTTTGAAGCGGCTATTCGCGGGGCCCGGCGGCAGAAAGGCGGGAAGACCAAGTTCGGAGGATTTTGGGGGGATTCAACCCTGCAGATTAGGCAAATTTATCAGCAAATCGGCTTTGAACCGGAAAAAATGACGATCTTTCAACCCCTTAAAGAAATGAATATTCCCGACCAGATTGGCTTTGAGCTTGCCGCCCTGGCCTATCTTTGTCAAACTGAAGAGAGTTGGGAAAAAGCCAAGAAAGACCTGGGAGCCCTTTATCATTTGCAAAAGGTCTTGCTGGAAGAACATTTGAATCAGTGGCTGCCTCAGCTCAGGGAAGAGCTGGCCGGAGCCGATCCCACAGGTTTCTACACTTATTTCGCAGGGCTGGCCGCAGAATTCTGCCAGGAAGAGGCTAAGCTCTTAACCGGATCTCCAATACCGGAAAGCACCAGCAATGAGAACATCGAAGGAGAGGAGTGGCAATCGTGA
- the dsrO gene encoding sulfate reduction electron transfer complex DsrMKJOP subunit DsrO: MTEQSIRYGMVIDLRKCVGCNACTVSCKIENNVPDGKYRTWVKEIEKGTYPQVSRHRLPRLCNHCDNAPCKSACPVQATYRTEDGTILIDYDRCIGCKYCMAACPYDARFVNPVRRTAEKCTFCYHRIQMGLLPACVTTCVGGARIFGDLHDPNSLVSRLIANNPVQVLKPEMNTQPMIYYIGADQALLGADYTDLEKGGK; the protein is encoded by the coding sequence GTGACTGAACAATCGATTCGTTACGGCATGGTCATTGACTTGCGAAAATGTGTGGGCTGCAACGCCTGCACTGTTTCCTGCAAAATCGAGAATAACGTGCCGGATGGAAAATACCGTACTTGGGTCAAGGAAATAGAAAAGGGCACCTATCCACAAGTGTCCCGTCATCGTTTGCCCCGCTTATGCAACCATTGTGATAATGCCCCCTGTAAGTCGGCCTGCCCTGTCCAGGCCACTTACCGGACCGAAGACGGCACTATTCTGATCGATTATGACCGCTGTATTGGCTGCAAATATTGTATGGCAGCCTGTCCTTATGATGCCCGCTTTGTTAACCCGGTGCGCAGAACGGCGGAGAAATGCACCTTCTGCTATCATAGAATACAAATGGGGCTGCTGCCGGCCTGTGTCACGACCTGTGTAGGAGGAGCCCGAATCTTTGGGGATTTGCATGATCCCAACAGTCTTGTTTCCCGACTGATAGCCAATAACCCTGTACAGGTTCTCAAGCCGGAGATGAATACCCAACCGATGATCTATTACATTGGTGCCGACCAGGCTTTGCTGGGAGCGGACTATACAGATTTAGAGAAGGGGGGGAAATAA